A window of the Streptomyces albireticuli genome harbors these coding sequences:
- a CDS encoding DsbA family oxidoreductase — MSTAHHDNTGTAPDDPRLPDSDDTIVVFTDLNCSFAHVAVHRLHETRRRLGLEGRIWFDLRAFPLELFNREVNARPGVDSEIAVLGAVEPDAGWRLWQGPDWTYPVTMLPALESVEAAKAQGWAASEQLDRALRRAFWAEGRCISLRHVILDVARGTGAVDVDLLATALDTGSARAAVMAQYEAAREDRVVCSPHVFLRDGTNSANPGIKAHWIGGDFGVGYPFIDDDRPEVYEELLTHAAKLAESATAGG; from the coding sequence ATGAGCACCGCGCACCACGACAACACCGGCACGGCCCCCGACGACCCGCGCCTGCCGGACAGCGACGACACGATCGTCGTCTTCACCGACCTGAACTGCTCCTTCGCCCACGTCGCCGTCCACCGGCTGCACGAGACCCGGCGCCGCCTCGGCCTCGAAGGGCGGATCTGGTTCGACTTACGGGCCTTCCCGCTGGAGCTGTTCAACCGCGAGGTCAACGCCCGCCCCGGCGTCGACTCCGAGATCGCGGTGCTGGGCGCCGTCGAGCCCGACGCGGGCTGGCGGCTGTGGCAGGGCCCGGACTGGACCTACCCCGTCACCATGCTCCCGGCCCTGGAGTCCGTCGAGGCCGCCAAGGCCCAGGGCTGGGCCGCGAGCGAACAGCTCGACCGCGCCCTGCGCCGCGCCTTCTGGGCCGAGGGCCGGTGCATCTCGCTGCGCCACGTCATCCTCGACGTGGCGCGCGGGACCGGCGCGGTCGACGTGGACCTCCTGGCCACCGCCCTGGACACCGGCTCCGCCCGCGCCGCTGTCATGGCGCAGTACGAGGCGGCCCGCGAGGACCGTGTCGTATGCAGCCCCCACGTCTTCCTCCGCGACGGCACCAACAGCGCCAACCCCGGCATCAAGGCCCACTGGATCGGCGGCGACTTCGGCGTCGGCTACCCCTTCATCGACGACGACCGCCCGGAGGTCTACGAGGAACTCCTCACCCACGCGGCGAAACTGGCGGAGTCGGCGACGGCCGGCGGGTGA
- a CDS encoding DUF1772 domain-containing protein has protein sequence METAGLVFLLIAIMSNAIVYGTDAFCAIVQRSAMARADDVTLARAMGYVHLYGDRRMPVTGVVSVIAIVLGIVATALAGSYASAILAGTAAVAAFVWLVIYAKISAPINRAFVAAVLEGRQLEDARALQRGWDRVINLRVALQGYLLAALAVAVAVR, from the coding sequence ATGGAAACCGCCGGTTTAGTATTCTTGTTGATCGCCATCATGTCGAATGCGATCGTCTACGGCACCGATGCCTTTTGTGCCATTGTCCAGCGCTCCGCCATGGCGCGGGCCGATGACGTCACGCTGGCCCGTGCGATGGGATATGTCCACCTCTACGGTGATCGCCGTATGCCCGTCACGGGAGTCGTCAGTGTCATCGCGATCGTCCTCGGCATCGTGGCCACCGCACTGGCCGGCTCGTATGCCTCGGCGATCCTTGCGGGTACCGCGGCGGTGGCGGCATTCGTCTGGCTCGTCATCTACGCGAAGATCAGCGCGCCGATCAACCGCGCGTTCGTCGCGGCCGTCCTCGAGGGCCGGCAGCTTGAGGACGCCCGTGCACTGCAACGGGGCTGGGACCGGGTCATCAACCTTCGCGTCGCCTTGCAGGGCTACTTGCTCGCGGCGCTGGCGGTGGCCGTCGCGGTCCGCTGA
- the ubiG gene encoding bifunctional 2-polyprenyl-6-hydroxyphenol methylase/3-demethylubiquinol 3-O-methyltransferase UbiG: MTDLVQDDYFFATYAEEWWSTDSKMNPLRSFNPERFTYFDPYVDGGWAGKRVLDVGCGGGYTAEFLAQRGAVMSGLDPSEKLIAVADRHARQTGKDIDYRVGKSEHLPFEDATFDIVTCVDVLEHVESPAQAVSEVRRVLKPGGLFLFDTINRTLRSRLMMIWLPERILGIVPQGAHDWSDFVKPAEMLGYLRGAGLTPIGRLGGIAIRGQNKDGSLKLKPTQNLSSLYLGVARRPETED, from the coding sequence ATGACCGATCTCGTTCAGGACGACTACTTCTTCGCCACCTACGCCGAGGAATGGTGGTCCACCGACTCGAAGATGAACCCGCTGCGGTCCTTCAACCCCGAGCGCTTCACCTACTTCGACCCGTACGTCGACGGCGGCTGGGCGGGCAAGCGGGTCCTTGACGTCGGCTGCGGCGGCGGATACACCGCCGAGTTCCTCGCCCAGCGCGGTGCCGTCATGAGCGGTCTCGACCCCTCCGAGAAGCTCATCGCCGTAGCGGACAGGCATGCCCGTCAGACCGGGAAGGACATCGACTACCGCGTCGGCAAGTCCGAGCACCTTCCTTTCGAGGACGCCACGTTCGACATCGTCACCTGCGTGGACGTCCTGGAGCACGTGGAAAGCCCTGCCCAGGCCGTGAGCGAGGTGCGGCGCGTGCTGAAGCCCGGCGGCCTCTTCCTGTTCGACACCATCAACCGGACGCTGCGCTCACGGCTCATGATGATCTGGCTGCCGGAGCGCATCCTCGGAATCGTTCCCCAGGGCGCCCACGACTGGTCCGACTTCGTCAAGCCCGCCGAGATGCTCGGCTACCTGCGTGGCGCCGGCCTCACGCCGATCGGCCGGCTGGGCGGCATCGCCATCCGCGGTCAGAACAAGGACGGAAGCCTCAAGCTGAAGCCCACCCAGAACCTGTCCTCTCTGTATCTGGGCGTCGCCCGCCGGCCGGAAACAGAGGACTGA
- a CDS encoding enediyne antibiotic chromoprotein produces the protein MTHMSRKSMRAGALVAAAIGATLLVANPATAAAAAITATPASGLTDGQTITVSGAGYTPGSQLGIAECDLDFAKRVACDQATQTQVTVGQDGSFTLSFTVKKNFVGYDMATGKETGAVDASVNQVGIAAVLTGDLGHGVGAAPLSFA, from the coding sequence ATGACGCACATGTCACGGAAGTCGATGCGCGCGGGAGCCCTCGTCGCCGCAGCCATCGGTGCGACACTGCTCGTCGCGAACCCGGCGACGGCGGCCGCGGCCGCCATCACCGCAACTCCGGCCTCCGGGCTCACGGACGGCCAGACGATCACTGTGTCCGGCGCCGGCTATACCCCCGGGAGCCAGTTGGGCATCGCCGAGTGCGACCTCGACTTCGCCAAGCGGGTCGCGTGCGACCAGGCGACACAGACACAGGTGACGGTAGGCCAGGACGGGTCGTTCACACTCTCGTTCACCGTCAAGAAGAACTTCGTGGGCTACGACATGGCAACCGGTAAAGAGACCGGCGCCGTTGACGCCTCCGTGAACCAGGTCGGTATCGCTGCCGTGCTGACGGGAGACCTCGGCCACGGCGTGGGCGCGGCTCCCCTCTCCTTCGCCTGA
- a CDS encoding DHA2 family efflux MFS transporter permease subunit, with product MTGETSNHGPGAGSGFPTWVFIVTGLAGFMAMLDNLVVMMALPAISEDLGGGIDNLEWTVSAYTLTFAVLLMLGAAMGDRFGRRRMFIGGLALFTAASAAAALSPGIDALVAFRAAQGVGAALLMPLTLTLLMAAVGPKYRGAVLGAWGAINGLAIASGPLIGGLLVQHISWHWIFWLNVPIGVLLIPLARWKVSESHGPNNRLDVVGTIIVSLGFLGIVFGLIRGNADGWSSPLIVSSIAAGGVLLAAFVWWEMKVDEPMLPMRLFRNRTFSAVNLTSLLMALGMFGAIFLLTQFLQTVQGYSPVEAGVRLLPWTGTPILVAPIAGILSDRVGGRPLIVLGLFLQAIGLGWWALVAEPDVSYLTQLAPMILSGTGMSLFYAPVANVLMQSVRTVEQGVASGSNNALREVGGALGIAVLAAIFAGQGSYDSPQRFVDGLVPALWAGTGVLALGGIAMCFARRHPAPETSRPGGDPAGEGAARTDPVVKAV from the coding sequence ATGACCGGTGAAACTTCCAACCATGGGCCCGGCGCCGGGAGCGGGTTCCCGACGTGGGTGTTCATCGTGACCGGCCTGGCCGGTTTCATGGCCATGCTCGACAACCTCGTGGTGATGATGGCGTTACCGGCCATCTCCGAGGACCTTGGAGGAGGTATCGACAACCTTGAGTGGACAGTGAGCGCCTACACGCTGACCTTCGCCGTGCTGCTGATGCTGGGCGCCGCGATGGGTGACCGGTTCGGCAGGCGCAGGATGTTCATCGGTGGCCTCGCCCTGTTCACGGCCGCGTCGGCCGCGGCCGCGCTGTCCCCGGGGATCGACGCGCTGGTCGCCTTCCGGGCGGCCCAAGGCGTCGGGGCGGCGCTGCTCATGCCGCTCACCCTCACCCTGCTGATGGCTGCCGTCGGCCCCAAGTACCGGGGCGCGGTCCTCGGGGCGTGGGGAGCGATCAACGGTCTGGCGATCGCGAGCGGCCCCCTGATCGGTGGTCTGCTCGTCCAGCACATCTCCTGGCACTGGATCTTCTGGCTGAACGTTCCGATCGGCGTACTGCTGATCCCGCTGGCGCGCTGGAAGGTGTCCGAGAGTCACGGACCGAACAACCGCCTGGACGTCGTCGGCACGATCATCGTCAGCCTGGGATTCCTCGGTATCGTCTTCGGCCTGATCCGCGGCAACGCCGACGGCTGGTCCAGTCCGTTGATCGTCTCCAGCATCGCCGCGGGCGGGGTGCTCCTGGCGGCTTTCGTATGGTGGGAGATGAAGGTCGACGAACCGATGCTCCCGATGCGGTTGTTCAGGAACCGCACGTTCAGCGCGGTCAACCTCACGAGCCTGCTGATGGCGTTGGGGATGTTCGGCGCGATCTTCCTTCTCACCCAGTTCCTCCAGACGGTCCAGGGCTACAGCCCGGTCGAGGCGGGCGTGCGCTTGCTGCCCTGGACCGGCACCCCGATCCTGGTGGCACCGATCGCGGGCATCCTCTCCGACCGGGTGGGCGGCCGGCCGCTGATCGTTCTCGGCCTCTTCCTCCAGGCGATCGGGCTCGGGTGGTGGGCGCTGGTCGCGGAGCCGGACGTCTCCTATCTCACCCAGCTGGCGCCGATGATCTTGTCCGGCACGGGCATGTCGCTGTTCTACGCACCGGTCGCCAATGTGCTCATGCAGTCGGTACGGACGGTTGAACAGGGCGTGGCGTCCGGCTCCAACAACGCACTCCGCGAGGTGGGTGGCGCGCTCGGTATCGCCGTACTGGCAGCGATCTTCGCCGGCCAGGGCTCGTACGACTCCCCGCAGCGGTTCGTCGACGGCCTCGTCCCGGCACTGTGGGCCGGCACGGGAGTCCTGGCGCTCGGCGGCATCGCGATGTGCTTCGCCCGGCGGCACCCGGCGCCGGAGACCTCCCGGCCCGGCGGTGACCCGGCCGGGGAGGGCGCGGCGCGGACCGACCCGGTGGTCAAGGCTGTCTGA
- a CDS encoding FAD-dependent oxidoreductase: MAEITVIGGGIAGLTAAISCAGRGVCTTVYESHSTLGGRARSTSAPYIANDGTHTFYCNGEPWQWLVKWGLVPSFSRLSAREAMGMRFRREGKLRMTVPIGYLKMIARGRRLVPPVDRSFRDWGVENFGDQAVKDSVGFLGPVLYDANPGRLSASFVFERLLRVGTPRFPLPTRYVTGGWAGAVDQMARRARELGVKIETGSRMTELPRHGPVIVATSLDAARALLDDGTLRWESGTSTLLDLAMTPSKRDRCDVFDMDDGGFIGHYSDHDASLAPEGESLFQGEMPMRRGESKADCLARLEGLYDLAAPDWRGRVTWRRDYVSRGRTGALDLPGTTWRDRPAIDRGGDVFLAGDSVAAPGILAEVSLNSGRAAADLAVERLTTLHA; this comes from the coding sequence ATGGCAGAGATCACGGTCATCGGTGGCGGCATCGCCGGTTTGACGGCAGCGATATCTTGCGCCGGAAGAGGTGTGTGTACCACCGTCTACGAATCCCATTCCACCCTGGGCGGCCGAGCCAGATCGACCTCGGCTCCGTATATAGCGAACGATGGAACGCATACTTTCTATTGCAACGGCGAACCCTGGCAATGGTTGGTCAAGTGGGGCCTGGTCCCCTCGTTTTCACGATTGAGCGCGCGTGAGGCGATGGGTATGCGATTCCGCCGCGAGGGCAAGCTCCGCATGACGGTCCCCATCGGCTATCTGAAGATGATCGCCAGAGGGCGACGCCTCGTTCCCCCGGTCGACCGTTCCTTCCGCGACTGGGGCGTGGAGAATTTCGGCGACCAGGCGGTGAAGGACTCGGTCGGATTCCTGGGGCCGGTTCTCTACGACGCGAACCCGGGACGCCTGTCCGCCTCCTTCGTCTTCGAAAGGCTGTTACGGGTCGGCACTCCTCGCTTCCCCCTGCCCACCCGCTACGTCACCGGCGGCTGGGCCGGCGCCGTCGATCAGATGGCACGGCGGGCACGCGAACTGGGCGTGAAGATCGAGACCGGTTCACGCATGACCGAACTGCCCCGGCACGGGCCGGTCATCGTCGCCACTTCCCTGGATGCCGCCCGCGCGCTGCTCGACGACGGCACCCTGCGCTGGGAGAGCGGCACGTCGACCCTGCTGGACCTGGCGATGACTCCGTCGAAGCGTGACCGCTGCGACGTGTTCGACATGGACGACGGCGGGTTCATCGGGCACTACAGCGACCACGACGCCTCACTCGCCCCGGAAGGCGAGTCGCTGTTTCAAGGCGAGATGCCGATGCGCCGAGGCGAGTCGAAGGCGGACTGCCTGGCCAGGCTCGAGGGCCTCTACGACCTGGCCGCGCCGGACTGGCGCGGCCGTGTGACCTGGCGACGCGACTACGTCTCGCGTGGCCGCACAGGCGCCCTCGACCTCCCCGGCACGACATGGCGGGACCGGCCGGCGATCGATCGGGGCGGGGACGTCTTCCTCGCCGGGGACAGCGTCGCGGCTCCGGGGATCCTCGCCGAGGTGTCACTGAACAGCGGCCGGGCAGCGGCCGATCTCGCTGTCGAGCGGCTCACCACGCTCCACGCGTGA